The Scophthalmus maximus strain ysfricsl-2021 chromosome 14, ASM2237912v1, whole genome shotgun sequence region ggggggggggggcactctcATGCATGTGTAAGATCGtacaaaatgacacattaaaagTTGAATGAGGTTGTAGGTTTTAATTGTAGTCACAtattcttcatcctcttctttttcataaagGTTAAGATTGGACGAAGAAAAGGCAGAAGAAGTCTCACGTCCACTTTAATTTCAATAATATGAAGCTCAGATGTGTGAAGCTGTATTGTTGAATGCATGCTAAAACATGAGGGAAGATGTAGGGGAAGTAAGAAGATGTAAGACAATTGAAGAAAGAAGAATAATGTCAAGTAATGAAGTTACAGAAATGAAGTTAAGGAAGTAATCCACAGCGCTAAGTAATTTTCTGGTCTGTTTGTCAAATGCgtgcatgttctttttattgAATACAACACACATTAGTTGAAATCTGTcaaatttctcttttttcatcatttcagcaATTTAATTATACAAATTAATCTAATCAATCTCATGTCACACTATCCATGGCTACACAAAACAGCATTAATCTGCTTTCCTCATTCACAATCGTAaattctgttcttctctgtactCTTAGTCTTAATTCTTAATCACATTGAAATATTTAGGCACATTTCTCGGGTTGACTCTTCACATTGGTGCTGATAagatgtgtgttggtgtgtgtggttCATTCAGGAGTCTCGCTCTGCATCCAGGAGCATGAGTCCACCGGGCTCAGGGAAGTCGGCGAGCCGCTCACCTGCTCGCTCACCTGCCCGTTCGAAAGAGGGCTCCCGTCATTCCCACTCCAAATCTAGGTCTCGCTCTAGATCAAAATCTGGGtgagtgaatattttgtttttcctggaaTGGCAGCTTCATGAAATTCTTTCCGACCACTAGTCAGACAGGATATGAAGATGCTTGTCCGTCTTTTGAAGCGGCCACGGAGTAAGTGGATGTAAATATCTGTAGAACCATTGTGAATGTACAAGTATTGTTCTGTCTGTACAGGTCCAATTCCCACCGTGGCTCACGCAGACACTACAGCCGTTCTCGTTCCCGCTCAAGGTCCCATCACCGCCGATCTCGTAGCAGCAGGTCCTACAGTGGAGAGCGCCGGCGCAGGAGCCATAGCCACTCGCCCATGTCCAATCGCCGCAGGCACATTGGCAATCGTGTAAGTGCTCAATGGCTCTTGTTGCAGCTAATCTTTCAgtataacattattattattatttaatttttgattGTGTCCTTTAGTTCCCAAACATTGTTATGTACTTGTTCAGCAacttgttttgatttgtaatCTAATCTCGATGTCTCTAAAAACTGTAGACGAATCCAGACCCAAACGGCTGCGTGGGAGTGTTTGGCCTGAGCTTGTACACCACAGAGAGGGATCTGAGAGATGTCTTCTCTAAATATGGCCCCCTGGCAGATGTCTGCATTGTGTATGACCAGCAGTCGAGGCGCTCCAGGGGCTTTGCCTTTGTTTACTTCGAGAGCCAAAATGACGCAAAAGAGGTACAAGAATATCAGTTGACAGGGGCCTCTGCCAAttctgatttgaaatattttgcGAGTCGTGAGTTtcaatttatgtttatttgCTGCCAGGCAAAGGAACGAGCCAATGGCATGGAGCTGGACGGTCGCAGGATCCGAGTAGACTTCTCCATCACAAAAAGAGCTCACACCCCAACCCCTGGAATCTACATGGGCCGTCCCACATAGTAAGCCATCTGTCCCATACGGAGTTTGTCATTCATGTTACCACACTTCATGTGGTGTTTCATTATAGTTCCGCCATTTAACAGATATACTCTGATGTGacggttttatttttttatttttttagatctATTTTAGAATAATCcattaaagagaaaaatcagTGCGTATCATTTCATATGTACATTTGTTGAGTGGACAGATAATACACTTTCCTGTTAGAGGCAAATAATTTGTAAGTTATTTGTAaggcagtttttaaatgaaaactggatttttttgcaaagttGTGGACAGGAGCTAAAATTAACTACTTTCTTTGACTATGcagtggcggtggcggtggtggtggtggcggtagTGGTGGTAGTAGCagcgggggcggcggcggcggtggtagcggtggaggaggtggaccCAGTGGCCCTCGGCGTTCTTCACGTGACTATGACCGTGGGTATGATCGTGGATACGACAGAGGTGGCTATGATCGCTATGAAGAGAGGGACTACTACAAATCCTACAAGTAAGGATGTAGACCTGCAGATTACCATTGGTATAATCCTCCCCCCCATACCCCTGCAGTTGActagaatgttttattttgttttgtttcagaagACGATCTCCATCACCATATTACAGAGGTGCTTACAGGTCTCGGTCCAGATCACGGTCTTACTCTCCCCGTGAGTATTTCTCAATAATTCTCAACAGTTTGACAGATTATGATTCAATAGGTTGCAGTGTGTTGGAGCtttgtctgacttttttttttttatttcacaggtCGTTATTGAACGTTGCTGTTGACCTCTCCTCTTCTCGAGCACAGGCAGGAAAATGTTTGAGAGGAATTATTCATTTCTGAAACAGATGTTCTTTCATAAGGTGATGTTCACACTTCAGTGTGCTAATGTACATGACCAGTAAATGTAAACTGACCCAAGCTGTCCctgtatgcttttttttcttcttttttaaagttttgaatgTATGGACAATCCCTGCCGTGgatgttattttaatgttttgatttttttgggataCAAATTtagtgaaaattaaaaacaggatCCAGTTTTTTCACTTTGGCTTGTGTCCCTTCTTACTGCACTTCAACACTGGTGTCAAGCCTGTTATGATAAAGATACATCAATGTTGTCTTCATCGTACCACATTGCTGTGTTCTAAATTCTGCAGGATTTAGTTTCCATCAGCCTTAACAATAGTAACCGCAGGCATGTGGAAGccactttaaaaagaaacaaaacttgaAATAGCCTTATACTAGAGACACCAGTTTCAGTATGATTTGgccaaataatgaaaaaaaaaatggtagaGCAGTATTCGAGGGGATTTTACTAGGTGCTTTAGCAAAGTGACAGTTTATCTAATAACACTGAGATATTAGAGATGCACCTCTGAatcagaattttattttcatcttttcagcAATTCAAATagggaaatgaaatgacagtAAAGTTAGATTGTCAGGCAAATGAGATTTAAAGGCAACTGCTCATAAGGGCTCATTTATGCTTAGTAAAAGAGTATGATTTGTAGATACTTGGTATGTATTTGTAGTCTTTTTGACAACCATATGACAATTGCTTATTCATGAGTAAGCATTACATAAACAAATATTACTGTAACTGTTCTCCCACCGTGTGTTGGAGCGAGACCTGCTGAGCAGTCTCTGGCTGTGAGGAACTGAAGTCCAACATCTACCCCTGCTGGGCACAGGAGTCAAGGCATGTTCTAACATTAATGACAGAGTACAGTAGTATATGTTTAACTGTATCACCTGTTTTAATCTTGGTTTACTGTACTTTAATTTTAGTAATTCAGATGAAAGTTAAAAGAAGAGCAGGAAAAGCAGTTTGCTTAAAAACATAGTCAGCTCCCCCAaataattagaataaaaaatTGGCCCCTCGTGTGTAGTGAAATCAAGCCatgcacattgtttttgttttatttgttcatgCTTTTCCATATCGGTTATTAGACTTCTCCCTTCACCCTATTACAAAGGGggtgatttgatttaatttttggaaaaaaaatgttttattatagtATTAGCATAGTAATGCATTTGATAAGCTTTTCTTACTTGCGACAAAAGTGTTAAGTAAATGAAATGCAAGACTTCCCTCAGATTATCCACAGGCATTAAAAGAACTGTTTTTCAAACCACCGATTCAATGAGAACTTGAGTTAAATAGTTGATTTACTCTTTGTGTTACTGGAGTTCGTACGCGAAGACTGAACC contains the following coding sequences:
- the tra2b gene encoding transformer-2 protein homolog beta isoform X3 gives rise to the protein MSPPGSGKSASRSPARSPARSKEGSRHSHSKSRSRSRSKSGSNSHRGSRRHYSRSRSRSRSHHRRSRSSRSYSGERRRRSHSHSPMSNRRRHIGNRTNPDPNGCVGVFGLSLYTTERDLRDVFSKYGPLADVCIVYDQQSRRSRGFAFVYFESQNDAKEAKERANGMELDGRRIRVDFSITKRAHTPTPGIYMGRPTYGGGGGGGGGSGGSSSGGGGGGGSGGGGGPSGPRRSSRDYDRGYDRGYDRGGYDRYEERDYYKSYKRRSPSPYYRGAYRSRSRSRSYSPRRY
- the tra2b gene encoding transformer-2 protein homolog beta isoform X1, coding for MREDVGEVRRCKTIEERRIMSSNEVTEMKESRSASRSMSPPGSGKSASRSPARSPARSKEGSRHSHSKSRSRSRSKSGSNSHRGSRRHYSRSRSRSRSHHRRSRSSRSYSGERRRRSHSHSPMSNRRRHIGNRTNPDPNGCVGVFGLSLYTTERDLRDVFSKYGPLADVCIVYDQQSRRSRGFAFVYFESQNDAKEAKERANGMELDGRRIRVDFSITKRAHTPTPGIYMGRPTYGGGGGGGGGSGGSSSGGGGGGGSGGGGGPSGPRRSSRDYDRGYDRGYDRGGYDRYEERDYYKSYKRSPSPYYRGAYRSRSRSRSYSPRRY
- the tra2b gene encoding transformer-2 protein homolog beta isoform X2, with product MSDNDKGRESRSASRSMSPPGSGKSASRSPARSPARSKEGSRHSHSKSRSRSRSKSGSNSHRGSRRHYSRSRSRSRSHHRRSRSSRSYSGERRRRSHSHSPMSNRRRHIGNRTNPDPNGCVGVFGLSLYTTERDLRDVFSKYGPLADVCIVYDQQSRRSRGFAFVYFESQNDAKEAKERANGMELDGRRIRVDFSITKRAHTPTPGIYMGRPTYGGGGGGGGGSGGSSSGGGGGGGSGGGGGPSGPRRSSRDYDRGYDRGYDRGGYDRYEERDYYKSYKRRSPSPYYRGAYRSRSRSRSYSPRRY